The bacterium genome window below encodes:
- a CDS encoding DEAD/DEAH box helicase, with amino-acid sequence MITYLLKKIFGTKNERELKRMWPIVERVNAFEPEIKKLTDAELRAKTDEFRKRRSAGESLEDLLPEAFAVVREASVRVLEMRHFDVQLIGGIVLHEGRIAEMKTGEGKTLVATLPVYLNALDGKGVHVVTVNDYLARRDSEWMGKVYRFLGLTVGVILHGLTDEERQVSYGSDVTYGTNNEFGFDYLRDNMKFHSSQFVQRPLNFCIVDEVDSVLVDEARTPLIISGQAEQS; translated from the coding sequence ATGATCACATATCTGCTTAAGAAAATCTTCGGTACGAAGAACGAGCGCGAGCTCAAGAGGATGTGGCCTATCGTCGAGCGCGTCAATGCGTTCGAGCCCGAGATCAAGAAGCTCACCGACGCCGAGCTGCGCGCCAAGACCGATGAATTCAGGAAGAGGCGCTCAGCCGGCGAGTCCCTGGAAGACCTTTTGCCCGAGGCGTTCGCGGTCGTGCGCGAGGCCTCTGTCCGCGTGCTGGAGATGCGCCACTTCGACGTCCAGCTTATCGGCGGGATAGTGTTGCACGAGGGCAGGATCGCGGAGATGAAGACCGGCGAGGGGAAGACCCTTGTCGCCACGCTCCCGGTCTATCTCAACGCGCTCGACGGCAAGGGCGTGCACGTGGTCACGGTCAACGATTATCTCGCCCGCCGCGACTCGGAGTGGATGGGGAAGGTCTACCGCTTCCTGGGGCTCACCGTGGGCGTGATACTGCACGGTCTCACTGACGAGGAGCGCCAGGTGTCGTACGGCTCCGACGTCACCTACGGGACGAACAACGAGTTCGGCTTCGACTATCTGCGCGACAATATGAAGTTCCACTCGAGCCAGTTCGTGCAGAGGCCGCTCAACTTCTGCATAGTGGACGAGGTGGACTCGGTCCTGGTGGACGAGGCCCGCACCCCGCTGATCATCTCCGGACAGGCCGAGCAGTC